The window CAGGGCACGCGGTTGCGCATCACGGGCACCCCTGCTGACACCGTTGTACCCTTCGCCTCTCACGGCCGCGCTCTGTACGCCGCCGCGTCGCCCTTCGCGGCGAATGCGTCCCTGTTCGAGACACCGGCGACCGGCACCGGCGGTCATGGGGTGCCGTCAGCGACCAACAAGGACATGCTCGACACGTTCCGCCAGTGGCTCGTCGATGCGAAGGATGACACCCCAGCCCCGCCCGCGCTGCCTGGGGCGGGCACATACGAGAACGGATCGGGCCAGATCGCCCTGACAGGCACGTGGGCGGTGCTCACCTCCTCGAAGGACAGCGGCGGTAGCATCGCCCACTCCAGCAGCTCCGGCGCATCGGTAACCCTCGCCTTCACCGGCACGGGTGTGAGCTGGATCAGCCGCACCTCGCCGGCATCCGGCATCAACGAGGTCGTGCTCGATGGGATCGTCGTCGCCACCGTCGATCGTTACAGTCCAGCCTCGCGGTACTCGCAGACCGTCTGGACGAGCCCCGCCCTCGCACGCGGCGAGCACACGATCACGATTCGCCGCACGGGACGCAAGAACCGGTCCTCGACCGGGTCGAACATCGTCCTCGACGCCCTCGTCGTCGTCGACTCCGGCACGACACCACCCGGTGGGGAGCAGGTCGCCCTCCCGTAGCCGGTTGCGACGGGCCTTCGATCAGACCGCCCCACCATTCGCCTCGGCGCCGGGTGGGCCCGGCAGCATCCGACAGCCCCCGAGTGGCGAGTGACGTTCGGCGTCGACGTCGCAAAGCAGAAGTGAGCTTTTCACGCCAGTATCTTGACTTCATGGACACGATTTTCAGCAAGATGCGCGAGGGGTCGGGGGGCGGCCGGCGGAGTCGAGACCGCGTGCAGGCGAAGCGAGTTTTCGGCTTCGTCGTGGCACCGGAAGACGAACACCTGGTGGCTCAGATGCAGGCCATCGCCGATCAACGGCATTCCGATGTCGAAGCCGAACTGCGGCTTGCGGTCAGCAATTACGTGGCGTTGAACCAGGACCAACTGAATCAGCCCTGAAAGCGAAGGAGTGATCGCACACCGGCTCGAGACCCCGGATGCATATCGATGTTGTCGACGACGCTCGAGGAGTAGACGACCGCGCCGTGTGACAACAAGGCCTGCGACACGCGGACAGTGTCCCCTGGCGACGCACGATCCCGCTATCGTTCGAAGTACCTCGCCAGATGCACCACCGGACTCGAAGGAGAGTCTCATGGTTACTTCCCTGATCGCCCTGTCGATTTGGTTCCTCCTCTCACTCGTCGCCGGACTCATCCTGGGCCGCACCATCTCCATCGCGGACGCCCGCAGGCGCGGAGAGGCGTCGCTGTTCTCCACACTGACCCGCTCTACCGGCAGCTAGACACTTCAGCGCGCTGCGAGGCGGGAGTTAACGGCAGAGAAACGTCCAAGTGGGAGGATGCCTCTCATGACGTCGTCCGGCCCGAACAGCGCGCGCCTGCTTCGCCTCGACTCGCTCACCGGCGTGCGCTTCTTCGCGGCCTTGCTCGTCTTCGGCTTCCACGCCCTCCACTACGTGAGCGGTCTCGAGGTCTTCTCCGCCGGCATGGTGGGCGTGTCGCTGTTCTACATCCTCAGCGGATTCGTCATGGCGTGGACCGCGCGCGAGGACGACAGGCCATCGTTGTTCTACCGACGACGGTTCGCGCGGATCTATCCCGCGTTCATCGCCGCCTGGCTGGTGTCGCTCGCCCTGCTTCTCGTCTCAGGCAATCTCATGGCGTGGGATGCTCTACCGCCGACGCTTCTTCAGGCCTGGATACCGATCGAGGATGCCTACTTCGCAGGAAGCGCCGTCTTCTGGAGCCTCTCGTGCGAGGCCTTCTTCTACCTGATGTTCCCGCTCATCCATCGGGCCATGCGTCGGCTGCAGACACGAGGCGTTGTCTTGGTGGCTGCCGGTGCGGCGTCGATCAGCCTCGGGGTTGCCCTTGCGGCCCTGAACGTGACAGAGTCGCCGTTCGCCCGCTGGTTCCTCATCATCTTCCCGCCGCTGAGGTTGATGGAGTTCATCATCGGTGTGGCGCTCGGAATGCTGTTCCGCCGCGGATTCCGTCTGCCCGTGCCGCTCTGGGCAGCGGTCGTCCTCTCCCTCGCCGCGGTGGCGCTGGCATCCATCGCGCCCTACTCGCTGTCGCGATACGCTGTGACCCTCATCCCCTTCGTGCTTCTCGTCGGAGCGATCGCCACGGCTGACCTCGGCGAGCGCCCGAGTCTGTTCCGGTGGAAGCCGCTGGTCGAGCTCGGTGTGTGGTCGTACTGCTTCTACCTCCTCCACGCCATGGTGCTCTCGGTGACCTTCCGAGCTCCGCGCGCCCTCGGCATCGACGCCCCGTACCTCTGGCTCGGCGTCGCGCTCATCCTCTCGATCGCCGCCGCATGGCTGCTCCACGTCGTCGTCGAGCGGCCCTTCGAGAAGCGGCTGCGCCCGGCGAAGACGCCTCGCCTCGACGACGACACGAGGGTCGCCCCCTCTCGCCGGTGAGACTCACCGGGCCTTGGTCTGGCTGTACTTTCGCGGCTCAGTAGGCCCCATCGGTCTTCAGCACAGCCCGAACGGTCTTGAAGAGAATCGCGAAGTCGCCGGTCAGGGTCCAGTTCTCCACGTAGAACAGATCCAGCCTGACCGTGTCTTCCCAGTTCAGGTCGCTGCGTCCGCTGACCTGCCAGAGGCCGGTGATACCGGGCTTGACCAGGAACCGCCGATGAACGGTGTCGGAATACAGCTCCACCTCGCGAACCAGCGGGGGACGGGGCCCGACGAGCGACATCGATCCGCGCAGCACATTGAGCAGCTGGGGCAGTTCGTCGAGGCTGTAGCGGCGCAGGAACCGCCCGACAGTGGTCACCCTCGGGTCATCCTTCATCTTGAACATCACGTCGTTTCCGCGATCGCCCGCGACGGCCTGGAGCTCCGCAAGCCGTTCTTCGGCGTCGATGAACATCGAGCGGAACTTGAGCATCGGAAATGTCTCGCCGCCGAGCCCGACGCGTTCCTGCCGGAAGAGGATGCCACCGGGCGTCGTCGCGCCGACCAACACGGCGACGATGACGAGCAGAGGCGAGAGGATCAGCAACAGCATCCCCGACGCGGCGATATCGAACGCCCGCTTGGCATAGAGCTTTCCCCCGCCGTACCTCGGCGTCTCGACATGCACCAACGGCAGGCCCGCGACCGGTCTCGTGTGAAGTCGAGGCCCCCCGATATCCGTGAGGCTGGGGGCGACGATGAGGTGGTGCCGACCGGGTTCGAGCTTCCAGCTGAGGCTCCGAACCGTGCCGGCATCGAGTTCGTTCGAGCTGCTGATGAGGACGGTGTCGGCGCCGACACGCTCCATCGTCTCGATGACGTTCGTGACAGACCCCGATACAGCGATGTTGGTGCCCGGGATGTAGTCGGCGATGCGACCACTCGGAGTGCACGCACCGACCACGTGGAGTCCCGCTGCCGGTGTGCGTGCGAGATCTGCGGCGGTCTTCGCGATCGATTGCTCCGACCCGACGATGAGCACCCGGTCC of the Microbacterium invictum genome contains:
- a CDS encoding acyltransferase; the protein is MTSSGPNSARLLRLDSLTGVRFFAALLVFGFHALHYVSGLEVFSAGMVGVSLFYILSGFVMAWTAREDDRPSLFYRRRFARIYPAFIAAWLVSLALLLVSGNLMAWDALPPTLLQAWIPIEDAYFAGSAVFWSLSCEAFFYLMFPLIHRAMRRLQTRGVVLVAAGAASISLGVALAALNVTESPFARWFLIIFPPLRLMEFIIGVALGMLFRRGFRLPVPLWAAVVLSLAAVALASIAPYSLSRYAVTLIPFVLLVGAIATADLGERPSLFRWKPLVELGVWSYCFYLLHAMVLSVTFRAPRALGIDAPYLWLGVALILSIAAAWLLHVVVERPFEKRLRPAKTPRLDDDTRVAPSRR
- a CDS encoding sugar transferase produces the protein MAPPRRGGGGSRWAKRYAGWLVLSDTLIVLTSLTLATILGSQPYMLPALHGRTEVSVIFVAATIAGVILLLLSMLGSRNSRVVGTGTEEYRAVVHAVFLSFAGVALVAYLASVAGIHFVLFFGLLSAGGALVLSRWLFRKWLVRRRRRGEWSDRVLIVGSEQSIAKTAADLARTPAAGLHVVGACTPSGRIADYIPGTNIAVSGSVTNVIETMERVGADTVLISSSNELDAGTVRSLSWKLEPGRHHLIVAPSLTDIGGPRLHTRPVAGLPLVHVETPRYGGGKLYAKRAFDIAASGMLLLILSPLLVIVAVLVGATTPGGILFRQERVGLGGETFPMLKFRSMFIDAEERLAELQAVAGDRGNDVMFKMKDDPRVTTVGRFLRRYSLDELPQLLNVLRGSMSLVGPRPPLVREVELYSDTVHRRFLVKPGITGLWQVSGRSDLNWEDTVRLDLFYVENWTLTGDFAILFKTVRAVLKTDGAY